A stretch of DNA from Yoonia sp. G8-12:
GTGCGGCACAGGACTGGCCTTTCTATGTCGAAAAACCCCTCGGCTGGACCAAAGACCAGATCGCCGACATTTACGCCGCCGCCGCACCTGTCGCGGACCGCTCTATGGTCGGTTTTATGATGCGCTATCACCCCACAGTGCGCGCGTTGGCCCAGCTCGATCTGTCGGACATCTACAGCTTCGCCTTTGAGATCGGCCATGACGTGCGGCAATGGCGCCAAAACTGGTCCTTTGCGCAAAGCTATGCCTCGGACGCGGAGGGTGGCGGCGTACTGCTGGACCTGTGCCATGAATTGGACATCGCGCATTGCCTGTTTCCGGCTGCTGCAATCGCCAGCGCCACTAGCCTCGATCACCCCGTTTTTGCAGGCGTCGATTTCGCCACCCGCATCAGCCTTGCCGCCCCTCTGGGCACAGTCGCAATGGATTACCTGTCACCCGTCAGCCTGCGCAAAGGGCAGTTGCGTGGCACAGGACAGATCATTGATCTGGACCTGCTGGCACCTGCATTCACGCGCGATGTTGGCGCAGGGCCACAGACCACTGCATTCGATTTCGACCGCAATGATATGTTTTTGGCAGTCATGGCCGATTTCATCGCCATCGCGACCGGACAATCGCCGTCAGACAATCCGCTGATGCCGCGGCTAAGCGCCGTTCGGGCAAGTTGCGATCTGATCGCCGAGGCATGGCAGGCCCGGCAATTCACCGGACAAGTGGACGTCGCGTTCTAGCGCCAGCCTTGCCAGAATTTCAGCGCGGCCTGCTTTTGCGCAAAACTCTCGGTCAGTGCATCGCGATCATATTCCGTCTTGATCCACTCTTCGATCGCAATGGGCGCTTGCGCATTGCGGGCTTCATAGACGTCAAAGAAATGATCCAGAATACCGGTCGACGTCCGCCGAATGTGCAAGTAGCGAAAACTGAGCTGTTTGCGCGCCTGAGCAACTGTCTGACCCTCTTTCACCATCAAATAGAGCGTCGCAACCAAACCGGTCCGGTCTGCCCCTGATTTGCAATGCATCAGGAAAGGGCGTTCCATCTCGTCAAAAGCCGCGATGATACTCAGAAGGCGATCTTTCGGGGGGCGTTGCGCGCCGACAATGACCGGCTTACCAGTTTAAGGCCCAAACGTTCGCAGCTTTCTTCCTCGAACAGGTAGTGCGGCTGCTGACGCACGCCGCGGAGGTTCAGCACAGTTTTGATCCCCATCGCGGCGTAGGCTTCAAACCGTTTGTGATCGGGGTGGTTCGAGCGGTAAACGCCTTCGCTCACCCGGTCAAAATTATGCCAGAAGGTGCGCAAGATGCCGTGATCCAGCCAGCGGACGTGCCAGTAGGATTTCTTACGCTCATCGGGATCGGTGATGTCATGGCCGAACGACTTGCGCAACGCGCGCTCTTTTTCGTCCAGGGCTCTGAATATCTTGCGGATCATGGATGGCTCTGTTGCGGGTCTGCGATGTCACTTGGACCATGATCGCCCACATTGCAATGGCAAGGTCCCAATTGCCCCCCAAGATGAAACCCCATAAACACGCGTCAACAGCAGATGCAGGAGATTGCACAATGGACATCGCAGGCCGCAAAATCGGACCCGAACACCCCCCTTGTGATTGCCGAGATCGGCATCAACCACGGTGGTGATCTGGCCGTCGCCAAAGACATGGTGCGTCTTGCGGCCGGTGCAGGGTGCGAAATGGTCAAGCATCAAACCCACATCATCGAAGATGAAATGACCGAAGAGGCCAAACAGATCTTCCCGCCCAACGCAGATGTGTCGATCTGGGACGTGATGCAAGCCTGTGCGCTGTCTCTGGAAGATGAAGCCGAGCTCAAGCGCTATACAGAGAGCCTTGGGATGATCTGGATTTCGACGCCGTTTTCGCGCGCTGCGGCGGATTTCCTGAACGATTTGGATGTGCCGGCTTTCAAGATCGGATCAGGCGAAGCCGACAACCTGCCCCTGATCCGGCATATCGCACGCATGGGTAAACCGGTGATTATGTCTACGGGGATGCAAAGCATCGAAAGCGTCCGCGCTTCTGTCGCGATTTTGGATGACGCAGGGATTGAATACGCGTTGTTGGAATGCACCAATCTTTACCCCTCACCGCCTGAAATCGTGTCGCTACAGGGTGTGACCGACCTCAAAACCGCCTTTCCGAACGCGGTCGTCGGTTTCTCGGATCATTCCATCGGCCCTGATATGGCCTTGGCCTCTGTCGCGCTGGGGGCCTGTATTCTGGAACGGCACTATACTGATACGCGCTATCGCAAAGGGCCTGATATCATCAATTCAATGGACCCCGCCGAGCTGCGCTATTTGATCGACCGGTCCCGTGAAATTCACATTGCCCTGCATAACCCCAAACAACGCACCAGCGCCGAGGAAGACGTCTACCGTTTCGCCCGCGCATCTGTGGTCGCCGACCGCGATCTACCTGCGGGTCATGTGATCATCGAGGCCGACATCTGGGCGCGCCGCCCCGGCTCAGGCGAAATTGCGGGGTATGATTTTGACAAAGTGGTGGGCAAAAAACTGACACGCGCCGTGACGCGTAACACACAATTGAGATGGGCCGATCTGGATGGCTAATGCGGCAAAACAATCAAAAAGCTGAGCTCCTTTCAGACACCAGTTTTGCGTAATTTTGGAAATTGCTCCCCTTCCGGTATCGCTGTATCCTCATTTGCGTCCGAGTATGAGGTCTTTTGACCCTCTATTCTGTGGCTGAAGTCGTTCTACTGACAACCCGATATCTTTGAAAAGATTTGATATTCTCGAGCGTTTTGAACCCGTTGGGAAAAAAGGCGTGCCGGAGAGGATCAACAAACAGACAGCGTGGTAACGCCCGCTACAGCTGAGACTCGTTTGCAGGGATGAAACACAAATCACTTATCGTCTGATGGGCAACAGCAAAGTTAAAACCGGTTCAGAAAACGCTTGGAGACAACACGGTCAATACCACCCTGATAGCAAGACAGATCCAGATCATAGATGCTCTGCTCAACCGACGTCACACTTTGTGCCCCGTTCTGCCACAACAGATACAACTGGGCATAAGTCCCTGCCAAACACGCCCGCAGACACAATCGACATCAGGAAACCGCATTTCATGCGAGGCAAACTGCAGCCACCAACGCAGTGTTCCAAGCTGCCAAGTCTTCGCCCGATCAGATGTCTGCATCAATACCGTAGAAATCCACACTATTCTTGAGCTGTATTCGAGAAAAATCGCTCAAACATGTTGCGACCGGACGTAAGCACATCAACAAACAGGTGCCTGCGTGTAGCGGCCAAGGACCGCAAGGGTGGCTTATCTTTCCGCTGGGTACGCTGAAGCACTTCGACACAACTCTTCACCTTCAAGGTGTGAACGGGCCTAAGCCTTCGGCAAATTGAGGAAAGGACGTTTGGGGGCACAATATCTAACTCCGTCGACGCGCTTTACTGCCACCAATATAAATAGTGACAGCAACCCATTTGGCTAAGCAAGCGAAGTACAAGTGTGTTGGCCAGTCTGTGACATATTGCATACCTTCGAGTAAGAACATAACATGAACATATGTCTCGTCTTGATCTCTCACAAAAGCTCGCGATTCTGAGCGACGCGGCCCGCTATGACGCCTCTTGCGCGTCCAGCGGCACAACGCGTCGTGATAGCCGCGATGGCAAAGGGCTCGGATCAACCGAAGGGTCCGGCATTTGTCATGCCTACGCACCTGACGGACGCTGCATCAGTTTACTGAAGATTCTGATGACCAATTTCTGTATCTATGACTGCGCCTATTGCGTGAACCGCGTATCCTCAAACGTGCAGCGCGCGCGATTCTCGGTGGATGAGGTCGTGCAGCTGACCATC
This window harbors:
- a CDS encoding Gfo/Idh/MocA family protein, producing MVADVFLVIGAGSIGQRHARNLAALDQKVDLIPYRDFDADAVAKRTDVAGVIIATATPIRLSLIALCAAQDWPFYVEKPLGWTKDQIADIYAAAAPVADRSMVGFMMRYHPTVRALAQLDLSDIYSFAFEIGHDVRQWRQNWSFAQSYASDAEGGGVLLDLCHELDIAHCLFPAAAIASATSLDHPVFAGVDFATRISLAAPLGTVAMDYLSPVSLRKGQLRGTGQIIDLDLLAPAFTRDVGAGPQTTAFDFDRNDMFLAVMADFIAIATGQSPSDNPLMPRLSAVRASCDLIAEAWQARQFTGQVDVAF
- a CDS encoding tyrosine-protein phosphatase; this translates as MERPFLMHCKSGADRTGLVATLYLMVKEGQTVAQARKQLSFRYLHIRRTSTGILDHFFDVYEARNAQAPIAIEEWIKTEYDRDALTESFAQKQAALKFWQGWR
- a CDS encoding N-acetylneuraminate synthase family protein — its product is MQEIAQWTSQAAKSDPNTPLVIAEIGINHGGDLAVAKDMVRLAAGAGCEMVKHQTHIIEDEMTEEAKQIFPPNADVSIWDVMQACALSLEDEAELKRYTESLGMIWISTPFSRAAADFLNDLDVPAFKIGSGEADNLPLIRHIARMGKPVIMSTGMQSIESVRASVAILDDAGIEYALLECTNLYPSPPEIVSLQGVTDLKTAFPNAVVGFSDHSIGPDMALASVALGACILERHYTDTRYRKGPDIINSMDPAELRYLIDRSREIHIALHNPKQRTSAEEDVYRFARASVVADRDLPAGHVIIEADIWARRPGSGEIAGYDFDKVVGKKLTRAVTRNTQLRWADLDG